TCTCTCATCACCAACTACAACTATCAGTGCAACGGTTTCTCCGCAGGTGTTAATCCTGATGACTTTCGAGGTCCAGGGTTCAAATCTGGCTACGACCCTGTCTGGATGGATCTTCTCTCCAAGCATTCCGAAGCCCCATTCCATGCCCTTGTCGGCGGTGGCGACCAACTTTACTGCGATGCGTATGCATCACATTCTTTTCCATTCCTTCTCCACATCAAACTAATGCGCCGTTCAGGCTTATGCGAGAGCCAGAAATGCAAGAGTGGGTATCTATAAGCAAGCCCGAAGACAAGAAGAATTTTCCGCTTTCAGTCAATATGGAACTCGCCATTGACAgattcttcttcaaccaTTATTGCCAGGCATTCAGAACTGGTGCGTTTGCCCGTGCCAACAGCACAATGTATGTTTGGACAAGTTTGCACTTCATTATTTTGCCTGACCTTGTTCTGTGTATCAGTCCGATGGTGAATATGTGCGATGACCACGGTGAATCTTACTTTTAACATAAACTACCGTCGGATTGCTTATTTTCGTGATATATATAGATCTTGTCAGTCATTTTTTTATAGCTGTTAGAATGCCCACATCTGATTCTCATGATGCAGATCGACGGATTTGGCAGCTGTAAGTTGTCTTAATTCTGGATATTTGAATTGTAGCCTCAAAAGTAACGCCTCAGATCCGGATGACCTTCAAAGAGCGCCTGTATTCCGACAGTGCGTTTGCAACAATACAATAGTAGTGCACCATTAATTTTTGATTTAATCTTTCCCTTAGAATTGGAGCAAGAGgatatttcttcttccttctcttccagTGTTTCATCAACAGTACGTTGTTCCCCATTTCCCAGACCACATTTTACATAATTCATTCATTGTCTAGTTGACGTCGACGGACTACATGACGCACCCGGCAAGCACGTATATCAGTCAGTGATTATCGGCGAGCCAGGCCCGTATGTGCGCTTCCCATCACACTCATTCTTGCCACGGTTCGGACCCAAAGTGTATATGCTTCTCTTGGACTGTCGGTATGTGCGACCCTTCACTTCATATGTCAAGACAGCATTGACGGTTTAATCATTTTATTCTTGCTCGGTTTCCATACTCACAGTGCCGAGCGTAAGAAGGACCAAGTTTGCTCGCCAGGAGAGTATCAACGTGTGTTTGACAGACTGAACAACCTACCGGGTGGTGTGGAACATGTCATTGTCCAACTCGGGATTCCTATAGCGTATCCGCGCATGGTATTCTTGGAGACCGCTTTGGAAAGCAAATTCAACCCACTAGTGGCGCTCGGCAGGAATGGGTCGATGGGCCTTAGTGGATTCGTCAACAAGTTCAACGCAGAGGCAGAACTTCTGGATGATCtggtgcgcatatattcaacAATGCTGTGTATAATACttattattatttttctAGAATGACCATTGGACTGCCAGAAGCCACAAGGTCAGTTCTTCTAGTTATTCGGACCTTTGTTCATTGTTCTCAACTTGCGCTAATTGTACAGAGAGAACGCAACTGGCTCATCGAACAACTACAAAACTTTGCTCTGGTTAAGCGCATCCGTGTGACCTTCATTTCAGGAGACGTCCATTGTGCCGCTGTCGGGGTTTTAAAGACGCTTAAACAGAAAAACAAACCGGAAGTGTCGCCGAAGGAGGATTTCAGGTATATGGTGAATATCGTAACTAGTACGTTATGTCCCTTTTTTTTCCTGCCTTTATCTCGCTTATAACGCCCGCGTTATCTTTATCTAGGCGCAATTGTTAACACACCTCCGTACGTTATGTCAGTTATCGTGGTTTATTAAATGCTCATGTTTTTTGTAGGCCGAACGGTGTGATAGCATTGGTATCATCACTGGCAACAAAGGTGCACAAAACGCTGCATAGTATTGAAACTGACGAAATAATGGTATGATTTTGTAATAGCAATatgtaactttttttttttactgaGATGCTATTAAAAAGGTACCTATCTTTAAGAAAGAGCCTACAGGACAAtcaagaaagcaaaagttCATCATGGGCCGACGAAACTGGTGTCGCGTGGACTGGGATGAAAACTCTGGAGAACTGATCTTCGATATCCGCGtcgaaagagaaaaaggctACGGCATCACGACAGGGTACGGTTCCATTTTTATTGGTGCTCAACGCCCCGTATGCTTACCATTCCATTCCACTGTGTCCTTTCGTAATAGGTACCCTATGCATGTTCCTCCTCCTGGCTGGTAAGCCGCCATAGTGATGCATTTACTCCATACCCCCCCGGATTGTATATACCTCTCGTGGAGCGGAAgcaactttttctttttgctacGCGGGACCCACACCTGGATACCGTATGAGGGCGATTTTTTGTCATGCGTGGGTGAGCTCGACTATACGGGCCAAAGCGCGCCACCTTCCACGCATAATTTCGTGGGCTCGCTTAAAAAATCTCCATGGAtcgttttttcttcctcttcatgaCCATGATTATCATCTTTTCCACTCACTCCAATCTCTTTACCCAGAAGAATCCAATCATCTTTGTTTGTTTACGCTTTGCATCTTTTTTCGAAAAATATATGATATACCCTTTATTGCATAGTTTTTGGGACTGGTAAAAAAGTCCCCTTAAGTTTTCTTGCATATATCACGATTTTTAATTAGTTATGTTAATTTGAATATGACTCTTTTCGATAATTATCGCTGTTGCATTGCGCAAGATGGATACTAGGATTCATGCATTATAAAATGTACAAGAGGGTAATTATTACAGTTGAATCGTTACTATCGGTATGCAATGTCTGGTATACATCAGTAAAAGTCATCGTGTATTCATAAATCGTCAAGGATGGTGAAACTGTCCATTTGTTTTGGTTGCAAGTACGCGTTAAACCATCTGCTGAGCTGCAGGATGGGCATTGCCGAAACCACCAGAGGTGGGGCCAGTTGGAGCGGCATTAGCATGACCGAGGCGGTCGGTGTTGCCGTTATGATTTCCGAACCCTGCGCCCGCCTCGTTCTGGCCCAAGCCGCCTCGCCCGATGTGATTGCCAGTGGTTCCAGTCATGGCCGAGCCTGCTCCCAATCCACTGGCACCGATGCCGGGACCCCCCATGCCGGATGCCAGTACCGTAGCATCCCCAGGAGCGCCGACGGACTGCTCTCCGCCTCCATATCCCCAACCGCCCTCGCGGGTAAAGGGAAGGTCGTAAGAGGCAAATTCTTGCATCGGCTGGTAGGTGTAGTATGGGCCGCGTCCCGCGGTGGGTAGGAACGGGCGACGATGGAAAAGAGAGGTGGCCCGGGGAAGAAGGATGTGGTTGAAGCGGAAGTCGAAGATGGATGCGAACGTCTGGCGAAACGCGACGAGTGCTGTGCATGTCCCAATGATGGCTCCAGCGACGACGTCGTACCAGTTGTGGACTGTAGTAGAGCAATATGTCAGAAATAGACAACAGGCGACAAAATGGTGGATACGACTTACATTCATCAATAGTCAGAGCACCAGATATAAGGCAAGCTCCGAGAATCGGTGCGAAGAACAAAATCATTTTCCAGTAGGCTGGGTTGTGTGCACTCATGACCTTCAACTGGGCGTTGAAATATAGGGCAAGGTAGAAGAATCCTGCCCAAGCAGCGGTGGAATGACCAGACGGCATCGACTCCAAAGCATCATTGATCTGCTTTTCGTCCCCCGTGCAGATTTTTCGGTCATACATGAGATTAGCGAAACCAACGCCTGAAGGTGCAGACCCCTGCTGAACATTCGGCTGACAAACGGCGTAAAAGTGGGGACGAAGACCACCAATCAACCATTTGATAAACACTTGGAATACAGCTGCAGTAATTAGACCTAGATAGCGTAT
This Psilocybe cubensis strain MGC-MH-2018 chromosome 3, whole genome shotgun sequence DNA region includes the following protein-coding sequences:
- a CDS encoding hypothetical protein (Uncharacterized protein YGR266W); the protein is MDNPGWHAHRRAQKEDDAYNREYRHSAYHLPVEDVAPMDERFIGGFSRDLAPSPRPPALPPKDYPHPVPHDDVLAYPQPSQSTISTSQLAGMSAVERSQVLRVARMEPHLQFMCGPLLKYDTIDEHGIWHGAALIVTADSGSFYEPHFPMLTYSWDPEAPVPSHQRQATMDTVSQTSSQLSSGLNGNGSPIAPSRPSGLGPIHTATSYELGPHPADPHSTVLPSSPTMGTFGFGNRPIPNTTRSANGYGYRDEDGLSNNLCSERAYGQELWVYGGQGGTFTFWRFLIKVPLAQHEMKITYSINNGQNMDFWVPGRMQNMRWAAHSCNGFSAGVNPDDFRGPGFKSGYDPVWMDLLSKHSEAPFHALVGGGDQLYCDALMREPEMQEWVSISKPEDKKNFPLSVNMELAIDRFFFNHYCQAFRTGAFARANSTIPMVNMCDDHECPHLILMMQIDGFGSYPDDLQRAPVFRQIGARGYFFFLLFQCFINIDVDGLHDAPGKHVYQSVIIGEPGPYVRFPSHSFLPRFGPKVYMLLLDCRAERKKDQVCSPGEYQRVFDRLNNLPGGVEHVIVQLGIPIAYPRMVFLETALESKFNPLVALGRNGSMGLSGFVNKFNAEAELLDDLNDHWTARSHKRERNWLIEQLQNFALVKRIRVTFISGDVHCAAVGVLKTLKQKNKPEVSPKEDFRYMVNIVTSAIVNTPPPNGVIALVSSLATKVHKTLHSIETDEIMVPIFKKEPTGQSRKQKFIMGRRNWCRVDWDENSGELIFDIRVEREKGYGITTGYPMHVPPPGW
- a CDS encoding PA-phosphatase related-family protein (PA-phosphatase related-family protein DDB_G0275547); the protein is MALMGAIGLGVYFAKPAPSRSFPVYFQDGEVVYPQFAYPLRREIVPIWLAALLAFIIPFVFFTLFQIRRRSLDDWLTTNLGLLRSLITAAVFQVFIKWLIGGLRPHFYAVCQPNVQQGSAPSGVGFANLMYDRKICTGDEKQINDALESMPSGHSTAAWAGFFYLALYFNAQLKVMSAHNPAYWKMILFFAPILGACLISGALTIDEFHNWYDVVAGAIIGTCTALVAFRQTFASIFDFRFNHILLPRATSLFHRRPFLPTAGRGPYYTYQPMQEFASYDLPFTREGGWGYGGGEQSVGAPGDATVLASGMGGPGIGASGLGAGSAMTGTTGNHIGRGGLGQNEAGAGFGNHNGNTDRLGHANAAPTGPTSGGFGNAHPAAQQMV